Proteins encoded within one genomic window of Aquarana catesbeiana isolate 2022-GZ linkage group LG03, ASM4218655v1, whole genome shotgun sequence:
- the LOC141134752 gene encoding olfactory receptor 6Q1-like → MVTRNQTQTLLTEFLLLGFGDLQDFKILLFIVFLIIHIMALTSNILVVALVVFIRSLHSPMYIFISQLSLSEIIFTSNIVPNMLWLILVGGGKVSIARCIFQFFLLAFPTVAQCLLLASMSFDRYVAICKPLHYATIMTFGQQVRIVSSCWLVGFTASFILYVLLGSLQFCGPDTINHFYCDISPVVELSCSKNPSVELVTSVLCFPLVVCPFMFITSTYISILHNILKIPSTTGRQKAFSTCSSHLTVVCLYYGSLGSIYIFPPNKSSFNITKGLSLLYTLVTPLVNPLIYSLRNQEIRGVINTFIHL, encoded by the coding sequence ATGGTGACGAGAAACCAAACCCAAACATTGCTAACAGAATTTCTACTCCTGGGATTTGGAGATCTTCAAGACTTTAAAATTCTACTTTTCATTGTCTTTCTGATCATTCACATAATGGCCTTAACTAGCAATATCCTTGTTGTTGCATTGGTTGTGTTCATCCGGAGTCTTCACTCTCCCATGTACATCTTCATCAGTCAGCTGTCCTTATCCGAAATCATCTTCACCAGTAACATTGTGCCCAACATGTTGTGGTTGATACTGGTTGGTGGTGGGAAAGTTTCCATTGCCCGATGTATTTTCCAATTCTTTTTATTAGCTTTTCCTACAGTGGCTCAGTGTTTATTGTTGGCTTCAATGTCCTTTGATCGATATGTGGCTATATGTAAACCTTTACATTATGCTACTATCATGACCTTTGGACAGCAAGTCCGGATAGTCAGCTCTTGCTGGTTGGTGGGCTTCACAGCATCCTTTATACTATATGTCTTATTAGGCAGTTTACAATTCTGCGGTCCAGATACTATCAATCATTTCTACTGTGACATCTCTCCTGTGGTAGAACTTTCATGTTCAAAAAACCCTTCTGTTGAGTTGGTGACCTCTGTGTTGTGTTTTCCTCTTGTTGTTTGTCCATTTATGTTCATCACATCCACTTACATCTCCATTCTTCACAATATCCTGAAGATCCCATCCACCACTGGAAGACAGAAGGCCTTTTCCACTTGTAGTTCCCACCTCACTGTTGTGTGTCTTTACTATGGAAGCCTAGgatctatatatatttttccacCAAACAAAAGTTCCTTCAACATAACCAAGGGTCTTTCTTTGCTCTACACCCTGGTTACACCTTTAGTCAATCCTCTAATCTACAGCTTGAGGAATCAAGAGATTAGAGGTGTTATTAACACGTTTATCCATCTTTAG
- the LOC141134152 gene encoding olfactory receptor 6Q1-like → MVKRNQTLLTEFVLLGFGDLQDFKILVFIIFLIIHIMALTSNALVVVLVVLIRSLHSPMYIFISQLSLSEIIFTSNIVPNMLWLILVGGGRVSIAQCIFQFFLLAFPTMAQCLLLASMSFDRYVAICKPLHYAAIMTFGHQVQIVSSCWLVGFTLSFILYVLLDSLEFCGPDTINHFYCDISPVVELSCSENPSVELVTSVLCFSLVVCPFVFITTTYITILHTILKIPSTTGRQKAFSTCSSHLTVVCLYYGTLGSIYFFPPNKSSLNINKGLSLLYTLVTPLVNPLIYSLRNQEIRSVINKCSCL, encoded by the coding sequence ATGGTCAAAAGGAACCAAACATTGCTCACAGAATTTGTACTCCTGGGATTCGGAGACCTTCAAGACTTTAAAATTCTAGTTTTTATCATCTTTCTGATCATTCACATCATGGCCTTAACCAGCAATGCCCTTGTTGTTGTGTTGGTTGTGTTAATTCGGAGTCTTCACTCACCAATGTATATCTTCATCAGTCAGCTGTCTTTGTCTGAAATCATCTTCACCAGTAACATTGTGCCAAACATGCTGTGGTTGATACTGGTGGGCGGTGGGAGAGTTTCCATTGCCCAATGTATTTTCCAATTCTTTTTATTAGCTTTTCCCACGATGGCCCAGTGTTTACTGTTGGCTTCAATGTCCTTTGATCGATATGTGGCCATATGTAAACCATTACATTACGCTGCCATCATGACCTTTGGACATCAGGTCCAAATAGTCAGTTCTTGCTGGTTAGTGGGCTTCACATTGTCCTTCATACTATATGTTTTATTGGACAGTCTAGAATTCTGCGGTCCAGACACGATCAATCATTTCTACTGTGACATCTCTCCTGTGGTAGAACTTTCATGTTCGGAAAACCCTTCTGTTGAGTTGGTGACTTCTGTCTTATGTTTTTCTCTTGTTGTTTGTCCATTTGTGTTCATCACAACCACCTATATCACCATCCTTCACACCATCCTGAAGATCCCATCCACCACTGGAAGACAGAAGGCCTTTTCCACTTGTAGTTCTCACCTCACCGTTGTGTGTCTTTACTACGGAACCTTAGGATCTATATACTTTTTTCCACCAAACAAAAGTTCCTTAAATATAAACAAGGGTCTATCTTTGCTCTACACCCTGGTTACACCTCTAGTAAATCCTCTAATCTACAGCTTGAGGAATCAAGAGATTAGAAGTGTTATTAACAAATGTTCCTGTCTTTAG